From Sceloporus undulatus isolate JIND9_A2432 ecotype Alabama chromosome 6, SceUnd_v1.1, whole genome shotgun sequence, one genomic window encodes:
- the LOC121933035 gene encoding serine protease 33-like, with translation MLSLSCSQIVLLLLLLRGAENSPAPKVCGQPKVHSLRIVGGQKAEEGEWPWQVSIRENRRHVCGGSLISSQWVVTAAHCFDGPLAPFMYRINLGEYELPKPADSMVSAAIGQIIVHPYYAGDGLSGDIALVRLKEPVTFSRTILPICLPTKRDPEPFPVGMQCWVTGWGNLYPDAPFLTRTLQELEVPILDVDECDKMYHNDSNADSETETVPKGYRLIYDDMICAGYPEGKKDSCQGDSGGPLACKQNNTWYLAGLVSFGLSCSEPNRPGVYTRVTSYMDWIQRTIEKNTATSSGVHVSTAKSATFLVLPLLLGIFHTWAL, from the exons GTGCTGAAAACAGTCCTGCTCCAAAAG TCTGTGGCCAGCCTAAAGTGCACTCCCTTCGGATTGTTGGGGGGCAGAAGGCTGAAGAAGGGGAATGGCCATGGCAAGTCAGTATCCGAGAAAATAGACGACATGTGTGTGGTGGAAGCCTCATCTCATCTCAATGGGTGGTGACAGCAGCTCATTGCTTTGATGG ACCACTGGCTCCATTTATGTACCGGATAAACCTGGGAGAATATGAGCTCCCCAAACCTGCAGACAGCATGGTCTCCGCTGCCATTGGCCAGATCATAGTGCATCCATATTATGCTGGAGATGGACTCAGTGGGGATATTGCATTGGTACGACTGAAGGAACCGGTCACTTTCTCCCGAACTATTCTGCCCATCTGCCTGCCAACTAAAAGAGATCCGGAGCCCTTCCCTGTTGGGATGCAATGTTGGGTCACTGGCTGGGGAAACCTCTATCCAGATG CCCCCTTCCTTACTCGGACCCTGCAAGAGTTGGAGGTGCCAATCCTCGATGTAGATGAGTGTGACAAAATGTACCATAATGACTCCAATGCTGACAGTGAAACTGAGACCGTGCCAAAAGGCTACAGGCTGATCTATGATGATATGATCTGTGCTGGGTATCCAGAAGGAAAAAAGGATTCCTGCCAG gGTGACTCTGGGGGGCCCCTGGCTTGCAAGCAGAACAACACTTGGTACCTGGCTGGATTGGTGAGCTTTGGGTTGAGCTGTTCAGAGCCCAACCGACCTGGAGTCTACACTCGAGTCACCTCCTACATGGACTGGATTCAGCGCACTATTGAAAAGAACACAGCTACCAGCAGTGGTGTCCATGTTTCAACTGCCAAATCTGCCACGTTCTTAGTTCTGCCCCTTCTCCTGGGTATTTTCCACACTTGGGCCCTTTAG
- the LOC121933760 gene encoding olfactory receptor 10AG1-like — protein sequence MNPDPSRQWKNQSTVTEFILLGYQEHRMVLFIAFLIIYLAILLGNGLIVVVTTWDPALKTPMYFFLRSLSGLEMCYTSVTLPKMMANLVSGNLSISLTACATQMFFVLFLGGTECFLLAAMAYDRYLAICLPLHYMTVMSHKVQVGLVAGSFAISLPMQLIQIGLIFSLPFCGPNEIDHFFCDIPPVLSLACTDLYVNELAVYTENILFVVLPFVLILASYAYISRTILSMPSGIGRQKAFSTCSSHLTVVSLFYGSGMIVYLPPKTSDSVRANKVLSLLYTVIIPLCNPLIYTLRNREVKASLSRLLSRKEFFKVNTG from the coding sequence ATGAATCCTGACCCAAGCAGACAATGGAAGAACCAAAGCACAGTGACAGAATTCATCTTGTTGGGATACCAAGAACATCGTATGGTCCTCTTTATTGCTTTTCTCATCATTTATCTGGCCATTTTACTTGGCAATGGTCTGATTGTAGTGGTGACAACATGGGACCCTGCCCTGAAGACCCCCATGTACTTCTTCCTCCGCAGCCTTTCAGGGCTGGAAATGTGTTACACTTCAGTCACCCTCCCTAAGATGATGGCCAATTTGGTCTCAGGCAACCTTTCCATCTCCTTGACAGCTTGTGCTACGCAAATGTTCTTTGTCCTCTTCCTGGGTGGAACAGAGTGCTTCCTGTTGGCAGCAATGGCTTATGACCGCTATCTTGCCATCTGTCTCCCTCTCCACTACATGACAGTCATGAGTCACAAGGTACAAGTAGGGCTGGTAGCTGGTTCATTCGCCATCAGTCTCCCAATGCAGCTGATCCAAATTGGACTTATCTTCTCCTTGCCTTTCTGTGGACCCAATGAGATTGACCACTTCTTCTGTGATATCCCACCTGTACTCAGCCTGGCATGTACTGATTTGTATGTCAATGAGTTGGCTGTGTATACTGAGAACATCCTCTTTGTTGTACTCCCCTTTgtgctcatcttggcttcctatGCATACATCAGCAGaaccattttgagcatgccatCAGGCATTGGCCGTCAGAAGGCCTTTTCCACTTGTTCGTCCCACCTCACTGTGGTCAGTCTATTCTATGGCTCTGGGATGATTGTGTACTTGCCCCCAAAGACCAGTGATTCTGTGAGAGCTAACAAAGTGCTCTCCCTGCTCTACACAGTCATAATTCCCCTTTGCAACCCTCTCATTTACACTCTGAGGAACAGGGAGGTGAAGGCCAGCCTCAGTCGACTCTTGAGTCGGAAAGAGTTCTTCAAGGTGAATACAGGATAA
- the LOC121933759 gene encoding olfactory receptor 10AG1-like, with product MDLQQAKHWGNQTTVNEFILLGYHNHPILLFTAFLAIYLTILLGNGLIVVVTTMDPALHTPMYFFLRSLSGLEMCYTSVTLPKMMASLATGDLSISLPACASQMFFLLFLGGTECFLLAAMAYDRYLAICLPLHYMTIMHHRMQVGLVVGSFIISLPMQLVQIGLIFSLPFCGPNEMDHFFCDIPPILSLACADLYANELTIYIEDTTFVLAPFVVILASYVYITRAILRMPSATGRQKAFSTCSSHVTVVSLFYGSAMFAYILPKTPDSMKIDKLLSLFYTIIIPLCNPLIYTLRNKEVKDALKRLLNNK from the coding sequence ATGGATCTCCAACAAGCCAAACACTGGGGGAACCAAACCACtgtgaatgaatttattttgctCGGATATCATAACCACCCCATCCTACTGTTCACAGCCTTCCTGGCCATCTACCTGACCATTCTACTAGGAAATGGACTGATTGTAGTAGTGACCACCATGGATCCTGCCTTGCATACTCCAATGTACTTCTTTCTCCGCAGCCTTTCTGGACTGGAGATGTGTTACACCTCTGTCACCCTTCCCAAGATGATGGCCAGTCTTGCCACTGGGGACCTTTCCATTTCCCTGCCAGCCTGTGCCTCCCAGATGTTCTTCCTGCTTTTTCTGGGTGGGACTGAGTGCTTCCTACTGGCAGCCATGGCCTATGACCGCTATCTCGCCATCTGCCTGCCTCTACACTACATGACCATCATGCACCATAGAATGCAGGTGGGGCTGGTGGTTGGCTCATTTATCATCAGTCTCCCAATGCAATTGGTGCAAATTGGGCTCATCTTCTCCCTGCCATTCTGTGGGCCCAACGAGATGGACCACTTCTTCTGTGACATCCCACCCATTCTTAGCCTAGCATGTGCTGATCTCTACGCTAATGAGTTGACTATATATATAGAAGACACAACATTTGTACTAGCTCCATttgtagtcatcttggcttcctatGTGTACATCACCAGGGCTATACTGCGCATGCCATCAGCTACAGGACGACAGAAGGCCTTTTCCACTTGCTCATCTCATGTGACTGTGGTGAGTCTCTTCTACGGATCTGCAATGTTTGCATACATCCTTCCCAAGACCCCCGACTCCATGAAAATTGACAAGTTATTGTCTCTCTTCTACACCATCATCATTCCTCTTTGCAACCCTCTCATCTACACTCTGAGGAATAAGGAAGTGAAAGATGCTCTGAAAAGGCTCTTGAACAATAAATGA